The following proteins are co-located in the Labrys monachus genome:
- a CDS encoding malonic semialdehyde reductase, translating into MMTRIGDAALETLFTRARTFSAWRTEPVSDDLLRELYGLVRLGPTSANCSPARFVFVRTPAGKEKLRPSLSKGNLDKTMAAPVTVIVAYDTAFYEQLPKLFPHGDARSWFTSSPELSRETAFRNGSLQGAYLIVAARALGLDAGPMSGFDNAALDAAFFAGMTWKSNFLINLGYGDPAGQFGRLPRLEFEEACRLD; encoded by the coding sequence ATGATGACCCGGATCGGGGATGCGGCGCTCGAAACCCTGTTCACCCGCGCCCGCACGTTCAGCGCCTGGCGGACGGAGCCGGTGTCGGACGATCTATTGCGCGAGCTCTACGGCCTCGTCCGGCTCGGGCCGACATCGGCCAATTGCAGCCCGGCCCGGTTCGTCTTCGTGCGCACGCCGGCCGGCAAGGAAAAGCTGAGGCCGAGCCTGTCCAAGGGCAATCTCGACAAGACGATGGCGGCGCCCGTGACGGTGATCGTCGCCTATGACACGGCGTTCTACGAGCAGTTGCCGAAGCTCTTTCCGCATGGGGATGCGAGATCCTGGTTCACGTCGAGCCCCGAACTCAGCCGGGAGACGGCCTTCCGCAACGGCTCGCTCCAGGGGGCCTATCTCATCGTCGCGGCGCGCGCGCTCGGCCTCGACGCCGGCCCGATGTCCGGCTTCGACAATGCCGCGCTCGACGCGGCCTTCTTCGCGGGAATGACCTGGAAATCGAATTTCCTCATCAATCTCGGCTATGGCGATCCGGCTGGCCAGTTCGGCCGCCTGCCGCGCCT
- the rutA gene encoding pyrimidine utilization protein A, translating into MDMGVFIPIGNNGWLISETSPQYKPSFALNKAVVQKAEGYGFEFALSMIKLHGFGGKTEFWDYNLESFTLMAGLAAVTERIKLYASTAVLTLPPALVARMATTIDSIAPGRFGVNIVSGWQSAEYDQMGLWPGDDYFAQRYDYSTEYVQVMKELWATGESNHKGRFFQMDHCMMKPTPSADIPIVAAGQSGRGMQFAAEYADYNFVMGVGVNTPTACAPTAQRLIEASAKSGRDVGSYLLFMMIAEETDELALAKWKHYRDGADVGALSWMADQGGKDKAAGETGTARHINLPEGAVNFNMGTIVGSYASVARMLDEVAAIPGAKGIMLTFDDFLTGLDKFGERVQPLMASRTAMQKRAAA; encoded by the coding sequence ATGGATATGGGCGTCTTCATACCGATCGGGAACAATGGCTGGCTGATCTCCGAAACCTCGCCGCAATATAAGCCGAGCTTCGCCCTCAACAAAGCCGTCGTTCAGAAGGCGGAGGGGTATGGCTTCGAATTCGCCCTCTCGATGATCAAGCTGCACGGCTTCGGCGGCAAGACCGAATTCTGGGACTACAATCTGGAATCCTTCACCCTGATGGCCGGCCTCGCCGCCGTCACGGAACGGATCAAGCTCTATGCCTCCACCGCCGTGCTGACCCTGCCGCCGGCGCTGGTCGCCCGCATGGCCACGACGATCGATTCCATCGCGCCCGGCCGCTTCGGCGTGAACATCGTCTCCGGCTGGCAGAGCGCCGAATACGACCAGATGGGGCTTTGGCCGGGCGACGACTACTTCGCCCAGCGCTACGACTATTCCACCGAATATGTGCAGGTGATGAAGGAGCTCTGGGCCACCGGCGAATCCAACCACAAGGGCCGGTTCTTCCAGATGGACCACTGCATGATGAAGCCGACCCCTTCGGCCGACATCCCGATCGTCGCGGCGGGCCAGAGCGGGCGGGGCATGCAATTCGCGGCCGAATATGCCGACTATAATTTCGTCATGGGCGTGGGCGTCAACACGCCCACCGCCTGCGCGCCGACCGCGCAGCGCCTCATCGAAGCCTCCGCCAAAAGCGGCCGCGACGTCGGCTCCTACCTGCTCTTCATGATGATCGCCGAAGAGACCGACGAGCTCGCGCTGGCAAAATGGAAGCACTACCGCGACGGCGCCGACGTCGGCGCCCTGTCGTGGATGGCCGACCAGGGCGGCAAGGACAAGGCCGCCGGCGAGACCGGCACCGCCCGCCACATCAACCTGCCCGAGGGGGCGGTGAACTTCAACATGGGCACCATCGTCGGTTCCTATGCCAGCGTCGCCCGCATGCTCGACGAGGTCGCCGCCATTCCCGGCGCCAAGGGCATCATGCTCACCTTCGACGATTTCCTCACCGGCCTCGACAAGTTCGGCGAGAGGGTCCAGCCGCTGATGGCGTCCCGCACCGCCATGCAGAAGCGTGCCGCCGCATGA